A single region of the Vicia villosa cultivar HV-30 ecotype Madison, WI linkage group LG4, Vvil1.0, whole genome shotgun sequence genome encodes:
- the LOC131596544 gene encoding cysteine-rich repeat secretory protein 38-like yields the protein MASTSFHYSLFLLIITIFSSSKLANAATNTQNFHYFCDFNNRGNFTNNTTYQTNLKTLLSSLTSNTQINYGFYNFSNGQNTNKVYAIGLCRGDVKSQNDCLSCLKASSNNLTQLCPNQKEAIGWYEDEKCMLRYSDRSIFNLEETGPAYFAWNSKNATNEDEFDKKVKKLLDDLRNKASSGDSNLKYAVGSDKFGLNNNETLYGLVQCTPDLSKTSCDDCLVQSIKEVPNCCNNRIGARIVRPSCNLRYEINSPFYQTTTPDSASPSPSPSPSTVPPFTATPPFAQNTASSPSSDKGKTSRNAVGIIQLMLFILSSFLSSF from the exons ATGGCTTCTACTTCCTTTCATTATTCTCTCTTTCTCCTAATAATAACCATTTTCTCATCATCAAAACTAGCCAACGCAGCAACTAATACACAGAATTTCCACTACTTCTGTGATTTCAACAACAGAGGTAACTTCACAAACAACACCACTTACCAAAccaacctcaaaacacttttatCATCCCTCACTTCCAACACACAAATCAACTACGGTTTCTACAATTTCTCAAACGGCCAAAACACTAACAAAGTATACGCAATTGGTCTCTGCAGAGGCGATGTTAAAAGCCAAAACGACTGCCTCAGTTGCCTCAAAGCTTCAAGCAACAATCTCACACAGCTTTGTCCAAATCAAAAAGAAGCAATTGGTTGGTACGAAGACGAAAAATGCATGCTGCGTTATTCAGACCGATCCATATTTAATCTCGAAGAAACTGGACCTGCTTACTTTGCATGGAATTCGAAAAACGCAACAAATGAAGATGAGTTTGATAAAAAGGTGAAAAAATTGTTGGATGATTTAAGAAACAAAGCTTCATCAGGGGACAGTAACCTTAAATATGCAGTTGGAAGTGATAAGTTTGGTCTGAATAATAATGAAACATTATATGGTCTTGTTCAATGCACACCTGATTTGTCTAAAACATCTTGTGATGATTGTTTGGTTCAATCTATCAAAGAAGTTCCAAATTGTTGTAACAATAGAATAGGTGCTAGAATTGTTAGACCTAGTTGTAATTTGAGATATGAAATCAATTCACCCTTCTACCAAACTACTACACCAGATTCAGCCTCACCATCACCATCACCTTCGCCATCAACGGTGCCGCCATTCACAGCTACTCCTCCGTTTGCACAAAACACTGCTTCTTCTCCCTCTTCAG ATAAAGGCAAGACGTCAAGAAATGCAGTTGGTATAATCCAGTTGATGCTGTTTATATTGAGCTCATTCTTATCATCTTTTTGA